One Paenibacillus sp. SYP-B4298 genomic window, AGCTTGCCATTATGAATATCGAAGATTTTGCGCGCCTGCAATATCGCCAGGTGGTTCTCCGTCCGCACTTGCTTGTCAGATCTCGTACTGAGCGTCGTAACCTTGTCCTCCGATTGCAGGAAGCGCTGGAACCATTCTTCATTGACCGCCCTGTAGTTGTAGTCGATCGGATGGTTCGAGCTGATATAGATGTCCTTGCCGCCATTCAGATTGTAGATGTAGACGGAGAAAATGCGATCCTTGAGCAAAATATAATTCATCATCATCCGGTACACGATGCTTTCATTCAGATCATCGCTATTACGGAGGAAATCCTGAATCGGATAATCCTCGTGTGAGGAAGCGGATACATAACTGTTCATGCCATAGCTGGCAACAAGAGATAGCTTCTCGATCTCCCGCAAATACTCACCAATACGAATCGTCGACTGACTGGCAATGTCCAGCAGCAAATCTGAATATTTACGCTCCAGCAAGCTTTGAGAGGTGTAATAGGAATTAATGGTAATCGTCGATAGAGGGATAATAATGCCGCACAAAAAAATGACGATGAGCTTCGTCTTAATACTAATAAATTGCAGGCTTCTTATCATACAAATCACAACCTATGTCAGGTTATTGAGTAACGACAGGAATACAGGTAGGACATCGCCGATATAATCGTTGCGGCATGCCCCTTCTCATCATATTCCTCATGCACTAGATCGTCAATATGTATTCTGGATTCAAATGATATAAAGGCCCGCACGTGTCCACTATCCAAAGTGGCAACGTGCGAGCAGCGATAACTGACTATAACTTACCTCCAGATGTAGCAATACCTTCCACAAATTGCTTTTGAAATACAATATAGATCAGCAGCATTGGCCAGATGGCCAGCACGGATGCCGCCATCAGCTCGGGATAATTCACAGAGAAAGCACTCTGAATCTTGGCTAGCGCCGATGCCAGTGTCGCCGCATCGGTCCGCGTATTAATAATAAGCGGCCACATCATATCCTTGAAGGCGAACAGTGCGGTGAAAATCCCCAGTGAGACGAGACCGGAGCGGGTTAGCGGCAGCATCACCTTCACGAAGGTCTGACCGATATTACACCCGTCCAGCTTGGCGGCCTCCTCCAGCTCCTTGGGCAGATTCAGGAAGAACTGCCGCAGCAGGAAGGTGCCGAATGCACTGACCAGGCCCGGGAATACGAGGGCAAAGATCGTATTGCGCATATCAAGCGCGTCCACCATCAAGTATTGCGGAATGATAAAGAGCTGTGTTGGCACCATCATCTGAAACAGCACGATCCCGAACAGGAAGCCCCTCCCCGGAAATTCCAGCCTGGCGAAGGCGTAAGCGGCCATCGCGCTGAACAGTATAGAGCACACGATGCGCAGCAGCATCATCGCCAGCGTATTGAAGTAAAATGCCGAGAACGGACTCTGCTTCCATACCTCTGCGTAATTCTCCCATCTCCATTCCGAAGGGAAGATCACGAACGGATTCATCGATGTCGACTCCGTCACCGTCTTGAGCGAGGTGAGCACCATCCACAGAAACGGCAAAATCATGATACAAGCCCCTATAACCAAGCATGTGTAGGCTGCTGCTCGCGCAGCTTTACCGCTCTTCCCCATGTTGATCTGCCTCCTACATATAATTGACCCATTTCTTCTCGGCCTTGAGCTGGAAATACGTAATAATCATAATGATCACGAGTAGCAGCACGACGATCGCTGAGCCATAGCCCTTGTCCATGTACTTAAAGGAGCTGTTGTAGAAGAGATAGACTAGCGATACCGTGCGGTCATACGCCGGATTGGTCACATCAATCATCATATAGATCACGTCGAATACTTGCATCGACTGGATAATCGTCGTCACGAATACGAAAAACAGCGTCGGCGTCACGAGTGGCAGCGTTACGACCCAAAATTGCTGCAATCTGCTCGCTCCATCAATATCGGACGCCTCGTAGAAATCACGGGGAATCTCTTGCAGACTTGCCAGCAGCAGAACCATATTGTAACCGATAATACTCCAGATGCCGATGATGGCGATCGCTATTAGAGCGACCTGTGGATCCGTTGTCCACTTGACAGGCCCCAGACCAAGCTGAGCCAATACATAATTGATTAATCCAAATTGCGGATTGTAGAGCCACTTCCATACCATGGTGACAGCAGCCGGAGCCGCGATCATCGGGATAAAGTAAATGGTGCGAAATACAGACTTACCTTTGAGCTTTCCATTGAGCAGCACAGCGATCACCATCGCGAAGGCTATGCTGAGCGGGACGACGAGCAATGTATACAGCAGGGTATTGCCGACGGCATGCCCGACCTGAGCGTCCCCGAGCATTTTCACATAGTTATCCAACCCGACGAATTGATTTCCCTTGCCGAAGTCGCCGCTCTTGAACAGGCTGAGATAGACCGTCTGGAAAATCGGGATAATATTGAGGACGATTAGTCCGATCATCGTAGGCGCGACCAGGAACCAACCCCATAACCACATATTGAGCTGGCTTTTCGACACTTTTTTTCGGCTGGTTATGTTCATCTGTTTCTCTCCTACTAAATGACGGTAACCTCGCAGGGTTACCGTCATTTGGATTGTTTTAGCCAGGGCGGCAGTCGTTCATGCCTGATGCTTACTCCGCCGCAAGCGCCTCATTCATCGCAGCCGCTGCTTTCTTCGCTGCTTCTTCAACCGAGACTTGACCCATGAATGCCGGCTTGAGCGCCTCATATGCTTTGTCTTCCCAGACAATCGTTGTGTTCGAGTATGGACGAATGACACCGTAGCTCACCATATCGACGAACGCTTTGACATTGAAGGTTTTGTTGGAGGAGATCCATTGCTCAGCCGTTCCCTCATAAGCGGAGATGGCAACACCCAACTGTGCCTGTCTCTCCTGACCTTCCTTGGAGCCGAGGTACTCGACGAATTTCCACGCTTCCTCTGGGTGCTCTGTATTATGCGCGATCGCATTCGCCAGGCCGTTGTAGATGGAGGCTTGACGCTCCTTCTTAGGCAGCACCGCAACATCAAAGTTTTTGGAGATGAACTCGTTGGCTGTGAAGCCGGACAGGTTCCACGAACCGAACAATCCCATCGCAACCAATCCATTTTGCAGCGCTTCGCCACGCTCGGCATCTCCATAGATTTCCGGCGACAGTCCTTCGCGAACGAACTTCACGTAGTAATCCAGTGCTGCAATTGTTTTCGGATCATCATATCCGGATTTTTTGTCATCGGTAATGATGGTTCCGCCGTTTTGATAGACGAAGTTATAGTAGCCTTCCTGATTGTGAAGCGGCGCCAAAAAGCCGTATACGCCATCCTTGGTCAGTGTCTTCGCTGCGTTGTACAGATCATCCCATGTCCATGTCTCATCCGGGTAGGAGAGCTTCGCTTCATCGAACAAGGTCTTGTTGTACCACAGACCGATCGTATCAAAATCCTTCGGCACGCCGTATTGCTTGCCCTCGAAGTTGTAGATCTTCACTATGCCTTCCGGGAACTTGCTCATATCCACCTTATCGCTGGAGCTGATCTGGTCGTTCAGATTCATCAGCATGCCATTGGAGGCATAACGGTAAATTTCGTTGGAATGCATCCAGAATACATCAGGCAGGGAACCGCCCGTCGCACCAGCCTCTAGCATCGTCCAATAGTCCGACCAGCCAACGACCTCAATGTTCACCTTGATTCCTGGGTTAGCTGCTTCGAACTCATCCGCCATCGTCTCCAGCCCTTTGGCCTGATTGGAATCCCACACCGCATAGCGCAGCGTAACGTCTCCTTTATTGGATGCGGCGCCCTCATTATCCTTTTGGGTCGTGTTGGCGGGCGCTGGCGGATTCTCCTTATTGACCGCTCCCTGATTTTGAGTTGAACATCCTGCCAACGCTGTCACGCCCAGAATTACGGTGAGCATGAGCAGCATCATTTTGTTTTTCATACCATGCAAGCCTCCCTATGCCATTTGTGTACTGTTTGCTCTTTTATCTTAGGCGATATGGAGAAAGGTTGAAATCAACGCATTTTACAAATCCTGTACCTTTCTTTACTCGCTGCGCCAGCAGCTTTGGCGCGACAGTTTCCAGGGACACTTCTTTTACTTTTCGCGTTCATTTTTTGACTACTCGCCCGGTGCCGCTTCTGCTCTCCCTCCTGCTGCGAAGGCTGGCGGAGCGAGCTAATACAACATGAGTCCATATCAAAGCAACCTCAGACCATATTCCAAGGGGGAAATTTATGATTTAATCCATAATAGTAAGTCATACAATCCGCCTGCATCAGGCAAATGAGAGGATGTTGCTTCATATGAATCAATCCAGGCCGCTAGGACTTGTCCCTGCCATGGGGTGGAATTCATGGAATACGTTCACCTGGGATATTAATGAGCAGTTGATTCGGGATGTCGCTGACCGGTTCGTGTCCGAGGGCTATAAGGATGCCGGGTATGAATATGTCGTGATCGATGATTGCTGGAGCTTGAAGGAACGTGATCCGAACGGCAATCTCGTCGCCGACCCGGCCAAATTCCCCAGCGGGATGAAAGCGCTTGCTGACTATATTCATTCCAAAGGGCTGAAGTTCGGGATGTATTCCTGTGTGGGGACCCATACGTGTGCCGGGTATCCGGGCGGGTTCGAGCATGAGTTCCAGGATGCGAAGCAGCTCGCGGAGTGGGGCGTCGACTTCCTGAAGTATGACTACTGCTTCAAGCCGCGCCATATGTCTGGAGAGCTGCTGTACAAGCGGATGAGCCTGGCACTCAAGAACTGCGGCAGGGAGATTCTGTTCTCCGCCTGCAACTGGGGAGAGGATCAGGTCTATAGCTGGATACGGGAATCCGGCGCGCATATGTACCGTTCGACCGGAGATATACAGGATAGCTGGGAATCGATCAAACGGCTGGCGATCTCGCAGCTCGACAAGCAGTGCTACACCGGCGCCTTCTGCCATAATGATATGGACATGCTCGTGGTCGGCATGTACGGCGGCAGTAACAATGGCTTTATCGGCAGCGCTATCGGCGGCTGCACCGATACCCAGTACAAGACCCACTTCTCGCTGTGGAGTCTTATGGGCTCGCCGCTGATGATCGGATGCGATATTCGCCAGGCGAATCCGGCCACCAAGGATATTCTGCTGAACCGCGACCTCATCGCGATTAATCAGGATGTCGAAGGCCGCGGAGCCTATCGCATCAAGCCTGAGCCGCAATGGTTCCATACCGATGATGTCTTCATGCTCGTCAAGGTGCTGACGGACGGTGATCTGGCGATCGGATTCTTCAACCTGAGCGATGACCAGCGGGAAATCTCACTCCAGTTCTGGGATCTCGGCCTTCCTTATGCCTCAGGCTTCTCTCTGTCACTGTACGATTGCTGGACACATCAGGAGCTGGGCACCTTCCGCGAACGGTACAGCCCGGTCGTTCCAGCCCATGACTGTCTCGTGGTTCGGGCCAAGCTGGTGAAGTAAAATGAGCTTCTATCGAACGTGCATGAAGTGCGACGCTCCGTTAGCGGCGGATGAGGTAGCGATCTATATGAAGCTCGTCTCGCGTACAGCGCGCGAGTTTCTATGCATCGATTGTCTGGGTGTCCAACTGCATTGCGGGCGGGAGCCGATCGAGAAGCTGATCGCCTACTTTCGCGCCTCTGGTCATTGTGTTCTATTTCGCTAGTCGTGCTTGCGTTGTACTCGTTGCAGCATCCTGTACGCCATTGGGGTATAGGATGTTGCCTTCTTGAACACTCTGGAGAAGTACAACGGGTCCTTATAGCCGACGGAGTAGGCCACCGACTTGATCGCCAGCTCCGATGACCGCAGCAGCTCGCATGCACGCTCCATACGGTAAGCGGTCAGATAGGCCGAGACAGACCGTCCTGTCGCCTCCTTGAACAGGCGAAACAGATAGGTGCGTTCGATATTGACCGCTCCGACAATGTCGGAGACTGTGACGGACAACCGCCAGTAGTTATTCTCAATATAGGCCTTGGCAGAGCGCACATAATCGGGCTGGGAGATCATCGCAGGCTTGGGGAAGAACTCCGCATAGTACGATAATAACAGCCGCAGCTTGGCCCCCGAGCGCAGCTTCTCATAGCGCTGCATCTCCATATTGTCCATAATGCGATACAATGGCGCCAGATCAACTGGGGCGCGGGAAACCGTCGGCTTGTCCCGCGTCAGCTCCGTCATGGACAGCAGCCGCTGCGCCTCATTACCCTTGAATTCTATCCACACATACTCCCAGGGATCGGCGGGGTCCGGGTAATAATAGATCTCAGTCTGCGGGAATAGGATGAAGCTCTCCCCGGCGCACAGCGTAAAGGCTGTATGCCTCGTCTTCAACGTCCCCTTGCCTCTCATAATATAATGCAGGGCATATACATCGCGTACTCCCGGCCCCCACTTATGGTTATTGGGCGGCTTGTAGCCGTTGCCTACGCAGATTAGCTCGTTCATGGGCGTGGTCTGTCCTTTCAATCAATCAGCTCTAGTCTCCCTCTCTTCCATAGGATACCATAAGCACGAACAGCTTGGCTCCTATCAGGCTTTTATTCCTCCTATCTCTCTATACGCCACAACAGCAAGAAGGGGCGCCCCCTCAGTCATTTATGACTTTTGGGACAGCCCCTTCTTGAACGATGTGTTGTATTGCTCTCTATGCTGGCCTTCACGCCCTGCACATTTAGATCAGCTCTGAAGCCTGCAGCAGCCGTTGTACGATAGCCGCAACCTCAGCTCTCGTTATATAAGCTCCTGCCGCCAGCGTATCTGCTGTTCTACCGTTAACAATCTTGGCAGCAATCGACAGGCTGGCTCCTTCCTTCGCCCAAGCCGAGACTTGATCGGCATCCTTGTACCCGAGCAGCACCTGGGACAGATCGTCGCTCACAAGCTTGCCCTTCAGTCCGGTAATCTGCATCGCGCGGGCAATGATCGTCATGGCCTCCTGCCGCGTAATCTTGCCTTGCGGACGGAAGGTGCCGTCCTCATAGCCTGTAATCAACCCAAAGGAATAAGCGGTATTCACGGCTTCCGCATACCATTTCCCGGCAGCAACATCCGAGAACGGCACGCTTCCCTGCTCCAGACGAAGTCCCAGACCGCGCACAATAATGGCTGCAAATTCCGCACGGGTGACATCCGCGTTCGGATTGAATTTGCCCTCGCCCACACCATTGACGATCAGTCGGGAGCCCATATCGTTCACGGCTTCCTTGGACCAGTGATTCGCCACATCTACAAATTCCAACGGGTGCCAGATGACGGCATAATCACTATTGGTCAAGCTGTTGATCTGTGCATAATACGTTTCATTCAGCTTCGTCACCTTGGTCGGTACGTGGCGGAGAGTTCCGTTCTCCTCCAGCACAACACCTGTCGTGATCTTGCTTGGGTCCACATCGGCTGGCAAGGCAATCGTCCGCTCGACATAGACGCTGTAATCCTTGATTTCAATTGATTTCCCGGCATAGGATGCCTCGATCTTGAAGGTAACCGGAGACGCGATCAGGGTAGCGTCTGCACGGGCGATCAGCTTCGCGGCCGCTTCCGATGCCTTCGGCGTGACCAGCGAGACATGAAGCTGCAGCTTGACATCCTCGAGCTTCGCTGATTGGTTAAGCTGCGAAGCCAGCGCAGACATCTGAATCTGCTTCATCGGCACTTTGTAGGCGCCTGTCGGTGTCTGCAGCACGAGCGTCGCTGACTTGTCCTCCATATTTTTGACCATCTGTCCGGTCAATTGTCCGATAGTCAGCTCCGACGGCGTCTGCCACGGGATCGTCACCACAGCGCCAACGCCCTCCGCATCCAGCTTGGCCTGGAGCTTCGCCTGATCGACATCGATCGTCGTCAGTGTACGGCCTTGCTCCGTTGATACCGTCGCAGTACCGGCGTACTCCACCTTGCCATTGACCAGCACTTCCACTCCATTGGTAGTGGTCGCTGGAGTGTCCGGAGCGGTGACTGTCGTTCCGCTGCTGTAATAGACGGGCTCCTGGACAACGATCGCATCGGCATAGCCGAAGCGCACGACACGACCGGATGCGTCCAGCTCTGCCACAGCGATGTGATCGCCGTGAGCCGCGCGAACCAACCCGTCCTTAGGCAGCTCCCCGTAGCCAGCCAAAATCTCGCCGGTGTTAGGAACGATTACCTGTGCGCTGCCATAGTTGACATAGACCAGCTTATTGCCCGCTGTGGCCTGGGCACGAAGCTTGGTCTTCCCGTCATTAGCGCTTCCTTGAGGATCGCTAGCGGTTACCTCCAGTGCCTGTGCCGCCGCGTTGGCATGTGTCACAGCCGTTGTCACACCGAACCGAACCACCTTGCCTGTCGCATCGACCTCCGCGATACCGATCAGGTCGCCGTTATCAGCAGGAACGACCCCATCAGCCGGAAGCGTAGCATAGCCGTTCAGTGTATCGCCCACGTTCGGCTTGCGTACAGCGCCTTGCCCAAAGTTGAGGTAGACGAGCGTGTTGCCCTCACCGGCTGCTGTCCCGGTCGCCAGCTTGGTCTTGCCATCCGTTCCTTCGCCTGCCGGGTCGCTCGCACTGGCAGTCAGACCTTTGGCTGCCGCCTCAGCCTCCACTACGGCCTTCGTGGTACCAAAGCGCACTACCCTGCCTGCCCCATCCACCTCTGCGATGCCGATATAATCGCCCTCAGCAGCTTCAATCATTCCACTCGCTGGCATATCGGTATACCCGCTCAGCACGGCTCCAGCCTCCGGCACAGCGACAGTACCCGCGCCGGCATTCAGATAGACGAGCTTGTTCCCTTGGGCTACGGTTACGCCGGCAGCAGTTGCAACCTTCGTGTAGCCGTCCGTTCCTTCACCTGTCGGATCGGTGCTGACGACCGGGAGTTTCTTGGCCGCCTTCTCCGGCACCACTACGGCTGCTGTTGCACCGTACTTGATGACTTGGCCATCCGGCCCGATCTCTACCAGGCCGATCCGATCGCCAGGCTTCGCAGCGATGATGCCATTCTCTGGCAGCTCCTGATAGCCTGCGAGCGTATCGCCGCGTCCCGGCTCTTGCACCGGACCTTCGCCGAAGTTCACATACATCAGCTTATTGCCCTCCGCGGCCTTGCTGACGATCTTGGTCTTGCCGTCCGTGCCGGCGCCGACCGCATCAGTCGCTGCTGCCGGCAAGCGTCCAGCCGCGTTGTCCGAAGCAACAACAGCATGCGTCGTGCCATATCGGATGACACGCCCCTGCTCGTCCACCTCCGCTACACCGAGCAGATCGCCATGCTTGGCGGCAACTGCACCGCCCGCTGGCACCTCTGCATAAGTGCTGCCGACCATCTCGCCTGCTGCCGGCACAACTGCCGGCCCTTGGCCAAAGTTCACATAGACCAGCCTGCGCCCTGCGCTTACGTTAACGGTTAGCTGCGTCTTGCCGTCGCTATCCTCTCCGACTGCATCCTGCGCGCCCACCGCCAGATTCTTCGCTGCGCCCGCCGCTGCAACGACAGCATTCACGGTGGTATACTTCACCACCTTGCCGGACGGATCAACCTCCGCTACACCGAGCAGGTCGTCCTGCTCCGCATTCACTAGACCGCTCGCTGGCAGCTCCGCATACCCCAGACCACTCAGGCTGCTGCCTGTAGCCGGTACATTTGCCGCAGCATTCTTGAAATTCACATAGACCAGCTTATTGCCTGGTGTCGCACTAACGGCTACACGAGTTTTGCCCTCCGTGCCTGCGCCAACGGGCGCAGTCGCCGTAGCGACCAGACCTGTCGCTTCCGATTCATCGGATACGACCGCACGCGCTGCTCCGAAGCGCACAACCTTCCCGTCCTCATCGAGCTCTGCGATGCCGATCCGATCGCCGCGCACCGCTGCGATGATGCCGTTCTCCGGCAGCGCCGCATAGCCTGTCAATACAGCTCCAACATCAGGCTCTACGACTGCCTCGGCGCCCATGTTGATATAGACAAGCCGCTTGCCGCTGCTGGCAGTCGCCACCATCTGTGTCTTGCCGTTATTGCTCGACCCGGCCGGATCGACAGAGCTTACCGGCAGGCCCTCTGCTGACGCAATGACCTGTGCCTTCGTGTATCCAAAGCGCACCACTCTGCCATTCGCATCCACCTCGGCAACCGCGAGCTTATCCCCATCCTCCGCTGCGACCAGACCGCTCGCTGGCAGCTCCGCATAGCCGTTCAGCACATCTCCTATTGCAGGAGTGATGATTTTGCTGTCGCCCGCATTGAAGTAGACCAGCTTGTTGCCAGGCTGGATGCTCTCGGCTACGCTCAGCTTCGTCTTCCCATTATGGATCGCTCCTGCAGGGTCGGTTGACGAGGCTGTCAGTACCGGGGCATCAATTGCAAAGGAGAAGGTTCCCATGGCTGAGACATTGCCGGCATTGTCGATCGTTTTGATATGGGCATAATAGGTCACGCCGGGCTGCAGATTCTCCGTCTCGAAGCTGTTGGTAGTCGTCGTCACCACATTGCCTGGATCGACGTCAGAGGAGTCCGTGTCTATCTTGATCGCATAGCCCTTAACGCCTGTCGTCACCGTCGCCTCGGTCTCGTCAGATACCCGGCTTGTTCCGTCGATATAGGAGATCGCCTTGAGATAGTAGCTATAGCTGCTGCCATGATCGGCCGCTTCTGCCCAGCTCAGCAGTTGCTTGCCCGCGGCGCTGCCGCTCGACACGACAAGGCTCGATCCCGCCACCGCGTCAGGAGCCGCTACGTCCTGAGACATCCGGTCGTCAAAGCTGTTGTCCGTCGAGATCTGCCCCAGGTAGAAGAGTGTATTGGCCAGAATCTTCTGCTCGTCCTCTCTAGCCTGACCCATGCTGTGACCCGTCTGGATCATTGCCGCATTGTTCCATGTCGTGAGGTAGAAGTTGTTTGTGCCCTTCTGATTCTCGTAGCTCGTCAATTCTACATCCCAGCCCCAGTTAATATTCGCGTATTTGAACCATACGTCGCCTCTGGCAAATTGAAAATAGCTGTGCGAGGTAGGCGTACTCAGGATTGTGCCCACATCACCAAGCGCATAGGGGTAGTTCATCGGGAAGCCCCTGCGTTGAATGATAACCTGATCGCTGCCCGTTGGCGGAATGCTCGGGTTAGGATAGCCTTCCTGGAAATTAACACTCATGTTCAGATACTTCTGAGCGATGTCAATAAAATATTGGTGGTTAAAGCTGGCTGTATCATGTCCAACCAGTACGCCGCCACCATACTGAATGAAGGCTTCAACGGCTGCATGAGAGCGGGCGATCAGGTCATGGCGATTGTTGACATCCCATGCGCCAAAATACAACACATCATAGTTATATGAGCCGTTCG contains:
- a CDS encoding glycoside hydrolase family 27 protein, translated to MNQSRPLGLVPAMGWNSWNTFTWDINEQLIRDVADRFVSEGYKDAGYEYVVIDDCWSLKERDPNGNLVADPAKFPSGMKALADYIHSKGLKFGMYSCVGTHTCAGYPGGFEHEFQDAKQLAEWGVDFLKYDYCFKPRHMSGELLYKRMSLALKNCGREILFSACNWGEDQVYSWIRESGAHMYRSTGDIQDSWESIKRLAISQLDKQCYTGAFCHNDMDMLVVGMYGGSNNGFIGSAIGGCTDTQYKTHFSLWSLMGSPLMIGCDIRQANPATKDILLNRDLIAINQDVEGRGAYRIKPEPQWFHTDDVFMLVKVLTDGDLAIGFFNLSDDQREISLQFWDLGLPYASGFSLSLYDCWTHQELGTFRERYSPVVPAHDCLVVRAKLVK
- a CDS encoding carbohydrate ABC transporter permease — encoded protein: MGKSGKAARAAAYTCLVIGACIMILPFLWMVLTSLKTVTESTSMNPFVIFPSEWRWENYAEVWKQSPFSAFYFNTLAMMLLRIVCSILFSAMAAYAFARLEFPGRGFLFGIVLFQMMVPTQLFIIPQYLMVDALDMRNTIFALVFPGLVSAFGTFLLRQFFLNLPKELEEAAKLDGCNIGQTFVKVMLPLTRSGLVSLGIFTALFAFKDMMWPLIINTRTDAATLASALAKIQSAFSVNYPELMAASVLAIWPMLLIYIVFQKQFVEGIATSGGKL
- a CDS encoding AraC family transcriptional regulator; protein product: MNELICVGNGYKPPNNHKWGPGVRDVYALHYIMRGKGTLKTRHTAFTLCAGESFILFPQTEIYYYPDPADPWEYVWIEFKGNEAQRLLSMTELTRDKPTVSRAPVDLAPLYRIMDNMEMQRYEKLRSGAKLRLLLSYYAEFFPKPAMISQPDYVRSAKAYIENNYWRLSVTVSDIVGAVNIERTYLFRLFKEATGRSVSAYLTAYRMERACELLRSSELAIKSVAYSVGYKDPLYFSRVFKKATSYTPMAYRMLQRVQRKHD
- a CDS encoding S-layer homology domain-containing protein, which codes for MYTMNHSSKAKHTRPSVKLPAALLSATLTLQLAVPGIAMAEPIPAATPTLTAIGDNANNMVRLNWTSSQAGQEYYMVYQKETGGSELDEYQSIPLKKDIKVLNVYPDVAGSDGLQAWMQTYGNPNGYTMQVDKIAMSDFNGDDSSRNYEHYLAKNPNGSYNYDVLYFGAWDVNNRHDLIARSHAAVEAFIQYGGGVLVGHDTASFNHQYFIDIAQKYLNMSVNFQEGYPNPSIPPTGSDQVIIQRRGFPMNYPYALGDVGTILSTPTSHSYFQFARGDVWFKYANINWGWDVELTSYENQKGTNNFYLTTWNNAAMIQTGHSMGQAREDEQKILANTLFYLGQISTDNSFDDRMSQDVAAPDAVAGSSLVVSSGSAAGKQLLSWAEAADHGSSYSYYLKAISYIDGTSRVSDETEATVTTGVKGYAIKIDTDSSDVDPGNVVTTTTNSFETENLQPGVTYYAHIKTIDNAGNVSAMGTFSFAIDAPVLTASSTDPAGAIHNGKTKLSVAESIQPGNKLVYFNAGDSKIITPAIGDVLNGYAELPASGLVAAEDGDKLAVAEVDANGRVVRFGYTKAQVIASAEGLPVSSVDPAGSSNNGKTQMVATASSGKRLVYINMGAEAVVEPDVGAVLTGYAALPENGIIAAVRGDRIGIAELDEDGKVVRFGAARAVVSDESEATGLVATATAPVGAGTEGKTRVAVSATPGNKLVYVNFKNAAANVPATGSSLSGLGYAELPASGLVNAEQDDLLGVAEVDPSGKVVKYTTVNAVVAAAGAAKNLAVGAQDAVGEDSDGKTQLTVNVSAGRRLVYVNFGQGPAVVPAAGEMVGSTYAEVPAGGAVAAKHGDLLGVAEVDEQGRVIRYGTTHAVVASDNAAGRLPAAATDAVGAGTDGKTKIVSKAAEGNKLMYVNFGEGPVQEPGRGDTLAGYQELPENGIIAAKPGDRIGLVEIGPDGQVIKYGATAAVVVPEKAAKKLPVVSTDPTGEGTDGYTKVATAAGVTVAQGNKLVYLNAGAGTVAVPEAGAVLSGYTDMPASGMIEAAEGDYIGIAEVDGAGRVVRFGTTKAVVEAEAAAKGLTASASDPAGEGTDGKTKLATGTAAGEGNTLVYLNFGQGAVRKPNVGDTLNGYATLPADGVVPADNGDLIGIAEVDATGKVVRFGVTTAVTHANAAAQALEVTASDPQGSANDGKTKLRAQATAGNKLVYVNYGSAQVIVPNTGEILAGYGELPKDGLVRAAHGDHIAVAELDASGRVVRFGYADAIVVQEPVYYSSGTTVTAPDTPATTTNGVEVLVNGKVEYAGTATVSTEQGRTLTTIDVDQAKLQAKLDAEGVGAVVTIPWQTPSELTIGQLTGQMVKNMEDKSATLVLQTPTGAYKVPMKQIQMSALASQLNQSAKLEDVKLQLHVSLVTPKASEAAAKLIARADATLIASPVTFKIEASYAGKSIEIKDYSVYVERTIALPADVDPSKITTGVVLEENGTLRHVPTKVTKLNETYYAQINSLTNSDYAVIWHPLEFVDVANHWSKEAVNDMGSRLIVNGVGEGKFNPNADVTRAEFAAIIVRGLGLRLEQGSVPFSDVAAGKWYAEAVNTAYSFGLITGYEDGTFRPQGKITRQEAMTIIARAMQITGLKGKLVSDDLSQVLLGYKDADQVSAWAKEGASLSIAAKIVNGRTADTLAAGAYITRAEVAAIVQRLLQASELI
- a CDS encoding ABC transporter substrate-binding protein; the protein is MKNKMMLLMLTVILGVTALAGCSTQNQGAVNKENPPAPANTTQKDNEGAASNKGDVTLRYAVWDSNQAKGLETMADEFEAANPGIKVNIEVVGWSDYWTMLEAGATGGSLPDVFWMHSNEIYRYASNGMLMNLNDQISSSDKVDMSKFPEGIVKIYNFEGKQYGVPKDFDTIGLWYNKTLFDEAKLSYPDETWTWDDLYNAAKTLTKDGVYGFLAPLHNQEGYYNFVYQNGGTIITDDKKSGYDDPKTIAALDYYVKFVREGLSPEIYGDAERGEALQNGLVAMGLFGSWNLSGFTANEFISKNFDVAVLPKKERQASIYNGLANAIAHNTEHPEEAWKFVEYLGSKEGQERQAQLGVAISAYEGTAEQWISSNKTFNVKAFVDMVSYGVIRPYSNTTIVWEDKAYEALKPAFMGQVSVEEAAKKAAAAMNEALAAE
- a CDS encoding carbohydrate ABC transporter permease, translated to MNITSRKKVSKSQLNMWLWGWFLVAPTMIGLIVLNIIPIFQTVYLSLFKSGDFGKGNQFVGLDNYVKMLGDAQVGHAVGNTLLYTLLVVPLSIAFAMVIAVLLNGKLKGKSVFRTIYFIPMIAAPAAVTMVWKWLYNPQFGLINYVLAQLGLGPVKWTTDPQVALIAIAIIGIWSIIGYNMVLLLASLQEIPRDFYEASDIDGASRLQQFWVVTLPLVTPTLFFVFVTTIIQSMQVFDVIYMMIDVTNPAYDRTVSLVYLFYNSSFKYMDKGYGSAIVVLLLVIIMIITYFQLKAEKKWVNYM